A single genomic interval of Caballeronia sp. NK8 harbors:
- a CDS encoding transketolase family protein yields MSTRLKTSAMIASIASEGQITRSAPFGHALVELARAKANVIGMTADLGKYTDLHILAKEFPERYYQMGMAEQLLMGAASGFAHEGAQPFVTTYAVFATRRAYDFIHQTIAEDNLDVKIVAALPGLTTGYGPSHQAAEDLALMRAMPNMTVIDPCDALDIEQMVPAIAAHKGPVYARLLRGNVPAVLDEYDYSFELGRAKLVRDGRDVLIISSGIMTMRALETAKALQADSVDVAVLHVPTIKPLDTETIIREAKRSGRLVVVAENHTVIGGLGEAVATALLTAGVTPTYRQIALPDAFLDAGALPTLHDRYGISTNVMADTIKGWIA; encoded by the coding sequence ATGAGCACCCGTCTGAAAACATCCGCGATGATCGCGTCGATTGCAAGCGAAGGACAGATCACGCGCTCCGCGCCGTTCGGCCACGCGCTCGTGGAACTGGCGCGAGCGAAGGCGAACGTCATCGGCATGACAGCAGATCTCGGCAAATACACCGATCTGCATATCCTTGCGAAAGAATTTCCCGAGCGTTATTACCAGATGGGCATGGCCGAGCAATTGTTGATGGGCGCGGCCTCGGGTTTCGCGCATGAAGGCGCGCAGCCGTTCGTCACCACTTATGCGGTGTTCGCGACGCGCCGTGCGTATGACTTCATCCATCAGACAATCGCGGAAGACAATCTCGATGTGAAGATCGTCGCTGCGCTGCCGGGGCTGACAACAGGTTACGGTCCGAGTCACCAGGCGGCGGAAGACCTCGCGCTGATGCGCGCGATGCCGAACATGACCGTGATCGATCCGTGCGATGCGCTCGATATCGAGCAGATGGTGCCCGCGATCGCCGCGCACAAGGGTCCGGTCTATGCGCGACTGTTACGCGGCAACGTGCCCGCCGTCCTCGACGAATACGACTATTCGTTCGAACTCGGCCGTGCAAAGCTCGTGCGCGATGGCCGCGACGTGCTCATCATCTCGTCGGGCATCATGACCATGCGCGCGCTGGAAACCGCCAAGGCACTGCAGGCCGATAGCGTCGACGTAGCGGTGTTGCATGTGCCGACCATCAAGCCGCTCGATACCGAGACGATCATCCGCGAGGCGAAGCGTTCGGGGCGGCTCGTGGTGGTGGCTGAAAACCATACGGTGATCGGCGGACTGGGCGAGGCGGTGGCGACCGCGCTGCTGACTGCGGGCGTGACGCCTACGTATCGTCAGATCGCGCTGCCTGACGCGTTCCTCGATGCTGGCGCGTTGCCTACGTTGCATGATCGTTACGGCATTTCCACCAATGTGATGGCGGATACGATCAAGGGGTGGATTGCGTAA
- a CDS encoding PAAR domain-containing protein, with amino-acid sequence MVTTASSNLVIDGRPAARIGDTVTCPLHGPGVITGGGLGTIDGRSVAHHGSGTTCGATLIVAGGGPTA; translated from the coding sequence ATGGTAACCACCGCCAGTTCCAATCTGGTAATCGACGGCCGTCCCGCCGCACGCATCGGCGACACCGTCACATGTCCCTTGCACGGTCCGGGCGTCATCACCGGCGGCGGTCTCGGTACGATCGACGGGCGCAGCGTCGCGCATCACGGTAGCGGCACCACCTGCGGCGCGACACTGATCGTCGCAGGTGGTGGTCCTACAGCGTGA
- a CDS encoding ankyrin repeat domain-containing protein, which translates to MDRDAVAAQILKRYMDEGLPEFSEMELTDVNQIGNFGNSPLNVACIRGICDEVVALLNGGVNVNAVGELGNTPLHEAIAQGHVEIVKILLNSGAARLARNEFEETPLEMARARGLTEIVDLMRE; encoded by the coding sequence ATGGACAGAGACGCTGTTGCGGCGCAAATCTTGAAGCGTTATATGGACGAAGGCTTGCCTGAATTCAGCGAGATGGAACTTACGGACGTAAATCAAATTGGGAATTTTGGTAATAGCCCGCTAAATGTTGCCTGCATTCGAGGAATTTGTGACGAAGTTGTCGCGCTGTTAAACGGTGGCGTCAATGTGAATGCCGTTGGTGAGCTTGGAAATACGCCGCTGCACGAGGCGATTGCGCAAGGCCATGTCGAAATTGTAAAAATATTATTAAATTCTGGTGCCGCGCGGCTCGCTCGAAACGAATTCGAAGAGACACCTTTGGAGATGGCGAGAGCAAGGGGGCTGACCGAGATTGTGGACTTGATGCGTGAGTGA